CTGCTAATCGTAAAGCTCTCGATGATTTGTTCAAAGCCGCAGGTCTGCCTGGTATTGATGACGTAGACGGTTTGAAGGTAAGCAGTGTTACTGAATTCCAAAATGCGATGCTAAAGGCTTTGAAGGATCATAAAAGTGATATCTATACATCCATGATTACGTTTGATTCAGAAGCGATGAAAGATAAGTTGAATCAAATTGTTACTGCGGATGTAATTAACGAAAATAGCAATCTATTAATTAGTAAGCTGTTGGTTAACTACAATATTACGTTAGGAGATATCAATGCCGTTCAGAATCGAATTGCCAATTTCATAGATGGAAATTCCAACGTTGATGCTAAAGGGGCAAGAACTGCTTTAGAATCAGCAGGATTCAGATATTTGCTCGCAAGCGACATTAATGGCAGCGAAGGAACGAAAGATACAACTGCTAGCTATACTCCGAAATTGAAAGTTATAGGCGTGGAAGTTCCTAATCTTCTTTTGACTTGGTCAGCAGAAGCTGGGACGCCAATCTCTTTTGTTGATGGGAAATTCGTCCTAAGCAGCTCGGCGACTACAGCTTCAACTGCTAGAATCGAAGCTCGTGACAACAAAATGGGACTGTTGCTCTATATCTCTTCCTTGACACTAGAGCCTGTAGCTTCAACTGACGGTGATAAATCGCCAAGTCCTGGTGGCGGTGGCGGCGGTGCTCCATCCGCAGCTGATACAGCAAAATCAGAGCTTAATAAACTGAAAGATCAGTTGAAAGATGCTTCTCCTGAGAAAAAGCAAGAAATCATGGAGCAAGCTAGAGCGAAAGTGAAAGAAGCACTTAAGCAAATTTCTAAAGTTGATCTTAAGTCTTCTATTAAAGTGGAAAATGGCACTGCGAAGCCAACCATTAATGTAGCAGATATGGTAAGCAAAATTAAAGACATTGCAGCACAAATGAAATCGTTGAATGATTCATTGAAAGAACTTGATCCCAATGCTAAAGAAGAGAAAGTAACACTATCTCTAGACCTAGGTACGATCTCTGCTAAAACAGCTGAAGTTCCATTGGCTAAAGAATTGCTAGAAGCGGCTAAAGAAAATGGAATTTCGTTAATTGATATCAGCTTGAATGGCTTGACGCTAGGTGTTAGCCCGTCCGAGTTCAGTGCAGATACTACACTTAAAGTAACGAATCAAGAGAAATCCGTTGCAACTTCTGTAACAGAGCTTCCAGTAGCTTCAGGAGTTTATGAGTTTGAATTCACTTCCGGCGGAAATAAAGTTGGCAGCTTTAGCACTCCTGTGGAAGTTAGCATTCCTGTTCCAAATGGCGATGCTTTCGATACGGATCTGCTAACTCTTGCAAAAATTGTGGATGGTAAACTGGAGTTCTACGGCGGTAAGTTTGAGAAGGGAATTCTAAATGCAGTTCGTAATTCCTTCTCCACTTATACAGTTGTAGAAAATAAAGTATCCTTCGATGATACAGCTTCGGTCAAAGCATGGGCTGGCAGACAAATTCAAGTAGCTGCAGCTAAAGGCATTGTAGAAGGTCGCGGTGATCAGCAATTCGATCCGAACGGTCTTGTGACCAGAGCAGAATTTGCTAAAATGATCGTGAAAACATTTGGTTTGGAAAATGCGAAGGCAACAGAAAGCTTTGACGATGTTGCTGATGGTGACTGGTACCAAGTATACGTTGCATCTGCCGTGAAGAGTGGAATTGTGAATGGCAGAGAAGCAGGTCAGTTTGATCCTAATGGATTGATCACTCGTGCTGAGATGGCCACAATGGCGTCTAGAGCACTTGCCTTAAAAGGCGCATCTCTCAGCTCCGATAAGGTAGAAGAAGCGTTGAAAAACTTTGCTGATGCGGATTCCATTCATTCTTCCTTGAAGAATGGCGTGGCACTGGCGGCGAGCGAAGGCATTGTTGTCGGTGAAGAGAATAACACATTCAATCCGAATGCAAATTCGACTCGTGCACAGGCTGCCGTAGTCATTTACCGTCTTCTTA
This genomic window from Paenibacillus hexagrammi contains:
- a CDS encoding S-layer homology domain-containing protein encodes the protein MTMKKKLTVTTLAASMVFASVAGLPLSGKGLASKLGVSVAFASEADSAYAEVTALHDELAKDTAGFAKVKEVRDFIKTYHFDNEDTKYQLIKEVWDKIEENRNASAPDLNYDTIFQLVSGLDLFYDGSGAVIEDLMNDTANRKALDDLFKAAGLPGIDDVDGLKVSSVTEFQNAMLKALKDHKSDIYTSMITFDSEAMKDKLNQIVTADVINENSNLLISKLLVNYNITLGDINAVQNRIANFIDGNSNVDAKGARTALESAGFRYLLASDINGSEGTKDTTASYTPKLKVIGVEVPNLLLTWSAEAGTPISFVDGKFVLSSSATTASTARIEARDNKMGLLLYISSLTLEPVASTDGDKSPSPGGGGGGAPSAADTAKSELNKLKDQLKDASPEKKQEIMEQARAKVKEALKQISKVDLKSSIKVENGTAKPTINVADMVSKIKDIAAQMKSLNDSLKELDPNAKEEKVTLSLDLGTISAKTAEVPLAKELLEAAKENGISLIDISLNGLTLGVSPSEFSADTTLKVTNQEKSVATSVTELPVASGVYEFEFTSGGNKVGSFSTPVEVSIPVPNGDAFDTDLLTLAKIVDGKLEFYGGKFEKGILNAVRNSFSTYTVVENKVSFDDTASVKAWAGRQIQVAAAKGIVEGRGDQQFDPNGLVTRAEFAKMIVKTFGLENAKATESFDDVADGDWYQVYVASAVKSGIVNGREAGQFDPNGLITRAEMATMASRALALKGASLSSDKVEEALKNFADADSIHSSLKNGVALAASEGIVVGEENNTFNPNANSTRAQAAVVIYRLLNK